From Ramlibacter tataouinensis, the proteins below share one genomic window:
- a CDS encoding TIGR04438 family Trp-rich protein, producing MYLLGLGIILLAMKYLEIGPVAAWDWWWVLSPFGAAAVWWTWADWSGYTKRKAVEAENRKKQARIDKSKEALGIKPRRR from the coding sequence ATGTACCTGTTGGGTCTCGGAATCATCCTGCTGGCCATGAAGTACCTGGAGATCGGACCCGTGGCGGCCTGGGATTGGTGGTGGGTGCTGTCGCCCTTTGGCGCTGCCGCCGTCTGGTGGACCTGGGCTGACTGGTCGGGCTACACCAAGCGCAAGGCCGTCGAGGCCGAGAACAGGAAGAAGCAGGCGCGCATCGACAAGAGCAAGGAAGCCCTCGGCATCAAGCCCCGCCGCCGCTGA
- a CDS encoding GtrA family protein yields the protein MSRLVRLSWFVAVGCTAAALHFGTVVQLVETLGWVPLLANVAGWLLAFVVSFLGQWLLTFRGRGATWMHALPRFFAISLAGFLANESAYALLLRFSALRYDVLLAGVLVGVAVTTYLLSSRWAFRGSPAG from the coding sequence GTGAGCAGGCTGGTGCGGCTGTCCTGGTTCGTCGCCGTCGGCTGCACGGCTGCGGCCCTGCATTTCGGCACCGTGGTGCAGTTGGTGGAGACGCTCGGATGGGTGCCGCTGCTGGCCAACGTGGCCGGCTGGCTGCTGGCCTTCGTGGTCTCCTTCCTGGGGCAATGGCTGCTGACTTTCCGCGGCCGTGGGGCCACCTGGATGCACGCCTTGCCGCGCTTCTTCGCCATCTCGCTGGCTGGCTTTCTGGCCAACGAATCGGCATACGCGCTGCTGCTTCGCTTCAGCGCGCTGAGGTATGACGTGCTGCTGGCCGGGGTGTTGGTGGGCGTGGCGGTCACGACTTATCTGCTGAGTTCGCGATGGGCATTCCGGGGCAGTCCGGCGGGCTGA
- the ilvD gene encoding dihydroxy-acid dehydratase gives MDSKPIQINRRSKNITEGKSRAPNRSMYYAMGYQEGDFKKPMVGVANGHSTITPCNSGLQKLADAAVAGIEEAGGNAQVFGVPTISDGMAMGTEGMKYSLVSREVISDCIETCVQGQWMDGVVVVGGCDKNMPGGMMGMLRANVPAIYVYGGTILPGKWKGQDLNIVSVFEAVGQNAAGNLSDADLHEIETRAIPGTGSCGGMYTANTMSSAFEALGMSLPYSSTMANPHDEKQNSAKESAKVLIEAIRKDIKPRDIVTRKSIENAVAVIMATGGSTNAVLHFLAIAHAAEVEWTIDDFERVRRRTPVLCDLKPSGRYLAVDLHRAGGIPQVMKVLLNAGLLHGDCLTITGQTIAETLKDVPDQPRADQDVIRPIDKPMYKEGHLAILKGNLSPEGAVAKITGLKNPVITGPARVFDDEQSALQAILDGKIKAGDVMVLRYLGPKGGPGMPEMLAPTGALIGAGLGESVGLITDGRFSGGTWGMVVGHVAPEAAAGGTIAFIREGDSITIDAHQLLLQLNVPDEEIAKRKSGWKAPAPRYTRGVQAKFAFSASSASKGAVLDNY, from the coding sequence ATGGACAGCAAACCGATCCAGATCAACCGCCGCAGCAAGAACATCACCGAGGGCAAGTCGCGCGCGCCCAACCGCTCCATGTACTACGCCATGGGCTACCAGGAGGGCGACTTCAAGAAGCCCATGGTGGGCGTGGCCAACGGCCACAGCACCATCACGCCCTGCAACAGCGGCCTGCAGAAGCTGGCCGACGCGGCGGTGGCCGGCATCGAGGAGGCCGGCGGCAACGCGCAGGTGTTCGGCGTGCCCACCATCTCCGACGGCATGGCCATGGGCACCGAGGGCATGAAGTACTCGCTGGTCAGCCGCGAGGTGATCTCCGACTGCATCGAGACCTGCGTGCAGGGCCAGTGGATGGACGGCGTGGTGGTGGTCGGCGGCTGCGACAAGAACATGCCGGGCGGCATGATGGGCATGCTGCGCGCCAACGTGCCGGCCATCTATGTCTACGGCGGCACCATCCTGCCCGGCAAGTGGAAGGGCCAGGACCTCAACATCGTCAGCGTGTTCGAGGCCGTGGGCCAGAATGCCGCCGGCAATCTCAGCGACGCGGACCTGCACGAGATCGAGACGCGCGCCATCCCCGGCACTGGTTCCTGCGGCGGCATGTACACCGCCAACACCATGTCCTCGGCCTTCGAGGCGCTGGGCATGTCGCTGCCCTACTCGTCCACCATGGCCAATCCGCACGACGAGAAGCAGAACTCGGCCAAGGAATCGGCCAAGGTGCTGATCGAAGCGATCAGGAAGGACATCAAGCCGCGCGACATCGTCACCCGCAAGTCCATCGAGAACGCGGTGGCGGTGATCATGGCCACGGGCGGCTCGACCAACGCCGTGCTGCACTTCCTGGCGATCGCGCATGCCGCGGAAGTGGAATGGACCATCGACGACTTCGAGCGGGTGCGCCGCCGCACGCCCGTGCTGTGCGATCTCAAGCCCTCGGGCCGCTACCTGGCGGTGGACCTGCACCGCGCCGGCGGCATCCCGCAGGTGATGAAGGTCCTGCTCAATGCCGGCCTGCTGCACGGCGACTGCCTGACGATCACCGGCCAGACCATCGCCGAGACGCTGAAGGACGTGCCCGACCAGCCGCGCGCCGACCAGGACGTGATCCGCCCGATCGACAAGCCCATGTACAAGGAAGGCCACCTGGCGATCCTCAAGGGCAACCTGTCGCCCGAAGGCGCGGTGGCCAAGATCACCGGCCTGAAGAACCCGGTGATCACCGGCCCGGCCCGCGTGTTCGACGACGAGCAGTCGGCGCTGCAGGCGATCCTCGACGGCAAGATCAAGGCGGGCGACGTGATGGTGCTGCGCTACCTCGGCCCCAAGGGCGGTCCGGGCATGCCCGAGATGCTCGCGCCCACCGGGGCGCTGATCGGCGCCGGCCTCGGTGAAAGCGTCGGCCTGATCACGGACGGGCGCTTCTCCGGCGGCACCTGGGGCATGGTGGTCGGCCACGTCGCGCCGGAAGCGGCGGCCGGCGGGACCATCGCCTTCATCAGGGAAGGCGACTCCATCACCATCGATGCGCACCAGCTGCTGCTGCAGCTGAATGTGCCGGACGAGGAGATCGCGAAGCGCAAGAGCGGGTGGAAGGCGCCGGCGCCGCGCTACACGCGCGGTGTGCAGGCCAAGTTCGCCTTCAGCGCCTCCAGTGCCAGCAAGGGCGCGGTGCTGGACAACTACTGA
- a CDS encoding c-type cytochrome, protein MKLEVKRVLLALVAAAAVAPAMADQALASAKNCMTCHAVDKKLVGPSFKDVAAKYASDKTAGDKLAAKIQKGGSGVWGPVPMPANTQVNDAEAKKLAAWVLSQK, encoded by the coding sequence ATGAAACTCGAAGTGAAACGCGTGTTGCTCGCTCTCGTTGCCGCGGCGGCTGTCGCACCGGCGATGGCAGACCAGGCGCTGGCCAGCGCCAAGAACTGCATGACCTGCCATGCGGTCGACAAGAAGCTGGTGGGGCCCTCTTTCAAGGACGTGGCCGCCAAGTACGCCAGCGACAAGACCGCGGGCGACAAGCTGGCCGCCAAGATCCAGAAGGGCGGATCGGGCGTCTGGGGTCCGGTCCCCATGCCCGCCAACACGCAGGTCAACGACGCCGAAGCCAAGAAGCTGGCGGCTTGGGTGCTGTCGCAGAAGTAA
- a CDS encoding malonate--CoA ligase, producing MTNENLFAALRAAFPEDLDQPAIETDGGLVYSWRDIDRGTAMMANLLRSLRLPAGSRIAVQVEKSVEAVMLYLATLRAGFVFLPLNTAYQSGEIEYFIGNAEPAVVVCTGKNFGWVSKIAFRAGTQHVLTLNDDRSGSLLERAVHHPDQHEIEARAADDLAAILYTSGTTGRSKGAMLTHGNLLSNARVLKDYWGWRPGDVLVHALPIFHVHGLFVALHGALLNGSKMIWLGKFEPRTAIAAMSRATVFMGVPTLYVRMLAEPALTREAVRGMRLFISGSAPLLIETFSEWQERTGHTILERYGMSETIMLTSNPYEAGDGERRGGTVGFPLPGVGVRVRDDQGQAVPAGEIGGIQVKGPNVFKGYWRMPEKTREEFTGDGWFKTGDVGKIDERGYVTIVGRSKDLIISGGYNVYPAEIEGYINEMSGVAESAVVGVPHPDFGEVGVAVVIPKPGAQLDGGEIIAALKAQLANFKIPKRCFVVTELPRNTMGKVQKNLLREAHRGLFA from the coding sequence ATGACGAACGAAAACCTGTTCGCGGCCCTGCGCGCCGCCTTTCCCGAGGACCTGGACCAGCCTGCCATTGAAACCGACGGCGGCCTGGTCTATTCGTGGCGCGACATCGACCGCGGCACGGCCATGATGGCCAACCTGCTGCGCTCGCTGCGGCTGCCGGCCGGCTCGCGCATCGCCGTGCAGGTGGAGAAGTCGGTCGAAGCCGTGATGCTGTACCTGGCGACGCTGCGCGCAGGCTTCGTCTTCCTGCCGCTCAACACCGCCTACCAGAGCGGCGAGATCGAATACTTCATCGGCAACGCCGAGCCGGCGGTGGTCGTGTGCACCGGCAAGAACTTCGGCTGGGTGAGCAAGATCGCGTTCCGCGCCGGCACCCAGCATGTGTTGACGCTCAACGACGACCGCAGCGGCTCGCTGCTGGAGCGGGCGGTGCACCACCCGGACCAGCACGAGATCGAGGCGAGGGCGGCGGACGACCTGGCGGCGATCCTCTACACCAGCGGCACCACCGGGCGCAGCAAGGGCGCGATGCTCACGCACGGCAACCTGCTGTCCAACGCCCGGGTGCTCAAGGACTACTGGGGCTGGCGCCCTGGCGACGTGCTGGTCCACGCGCTGCCGATCTTCCATGTGCACGGGCTGTTCGTGGCCCTGCACGGCGCCTTGCTCAATGGCAGCAAGATGATCTGGCTCGGCAAGTTCGAACCGCGGACCGCGATCGCCGCCATGTCGCGCGCGACCGTGTTCATGGGCGTGCCCACGCTGTACGTGCGCATGCTGGCCGAGCCGGCGCTCACGCGCGAGGCGGTGCGCGGCATGCGCCTGTTCATCTCGGGTTCGGCGCCGCTGCTGATCGAGACCTTCAGCGAGTGGCAGGAGCGCACCGGCCACACCATCCTGGAGCGCTACGGCATGAGTGAAACCATCATGCTCACCTCCAACCCCTACGAGGCGGGTGATGGCGAGCGCCGGGGCGGCACCGTGGGCTTCCCGTTGCCGGGCGTCGGGGTGCGCGTGCGCGACGACCAGGGTCAGGCCGTGCCCGCCGGCGAGATCGGAGGCATCCAGGTCAAGGGGCCGAACGTGTTCAAGGGCTACTGGCGCATGCCGGAGAAGACCAGGGAAGAGTTCACCGGCGACGGCTGGTTCAAGACCGGTGACGTCGGCAAGATCGACGAGCGCGGCTACGTCACCATCGTCGGCCGCAGCAAGGACCTGATCATCAGCGGCGGCTACAACGTCTATCCCGCCGAGATCGAGGGCTACATCAACGAGATGTCCGGCGTGGCCGAAAGCGCCGTGGTGGGCGTGCCGCATCCGGATTTCGGCGAAGTGGGCGTGGCCGTCGTGATCCCCAAGCCGGGCGCGCAGCTCGATGGCGGCGAGATCATCGCCGCGCTCAAGGCGCAGCTGGCGAACTTCAAGATCCCCAAGCGCTGCTTCGTGGTCACCGAACTGCCGCGCAACACCATGGGCAAGGTGCAAAAGAACCTGCTGCGCGAAGCGCACCGGGGACTGTTCGCCTAG
- the lgt gene encoding prolipoprotein diacylglyceryl transferase, producing the protein MTLTFPHINPVAIQLGPVAIHWYGLTYLAAFALFMLLALRRLHHQPYASVQGPGAWSRRDVEDMLFLGVLGVVIGGRLGYCLFYKPVYYATHPLEIFFVWQGGMSFHGGMLGVIASQWWFARSRHKPFWQVMDFVAPCVPLGLAAGRIGNFINGELWGRAADAALPWAMIFPQSGTMVPRHPSQIYQFLLEGLLLFVLLWLYARKERREAQVSAVFLIGYGVLRFVAEYFREPDAHLQWLQQASGLSMGQWLCVPMILAGILLWTWAAARRPQPLAARP; encoded by the coding sequence ATGACATTGACGTTTCCGCATATCAACCCGGTGGCGATCCAGCTGGGGCCGGTGGCAATCCACTGGTACGGGCTGACCTACCTGGCCGCGTTTGCGCTGTTCATGCTGCTGGCCTTGCGCCGGCTGCATCACCAGCCTTATGCGTCGGTACAGGGGCCGGGCGCCTGGTCGCGCCGGGACGTGGAGGACATGCTGTTCCTGGGCGTGCTCGGGGTGGTGATCGGCGGGCGGCTGGGCTATTGCCTCTTCTACAAGCCCGTGTACTACGCGACGCACCCGCTGGAGATCTTCTTCGTGTGGCAGGGCGGCATGAGTTTCCATGGCGGCATGCTGGGCGTGATCGCATCGCAGTGGTGGTTCGCCCGCTCCCGCCACAAGCCCTTCTGGCAGGTGATGGACTTCGTGGCGCCCTGCGTGCCGCTGGGGCTGGCGGCCGGCCGCATCGGCAATTTCATCAACGGCGAACTATGGGGCCGCGCCGCCGATGCCGCGCTGCCCTGGGCCATGATCTTCCCGCAAAGCGGCACCATGGTCCCGCGCCATCCCTCCCAGATCTACCAGTTCCTGCTGGAAGGACTGCTGCTGTTCGTGCTGCTGTGGCTGTATGCGCGCAAGGAGCGGCGCGAGGCGCAGGTGTCCGCCGTCTTCCTCATCGGCTATGGCGTGCTGCGATTCGTGGCCGAGTACTTCCGCGAACCCGACGCCCACCTGCAGTGGCTGCAGCAGGCGAGCGGCCTGAGCATGGGCCAGTGGCTGTGCGTCCCGATGATCCTGGCGGGCATCCTGCTGTGGACCTGGGCCGCCGCGCGGCGGCCCCAGCCCCTGGCAGCGAGGCCATAG
- a CDS encoding LysR family transcriptional regulator has product MSEAAIELRVWRQFTVLAEELHFGRAAARLHMTQPPLTQAIANLEQRLDVRLFERSKRSVRLTAAGAALLPQARDLLARAQSLPAQARAAAHGEVGRLRLAFVSTVGFGLLPGWVRAFRAQHPQVECELIEATADVQSQALERGEVDAGFMLHSPGFAPAGWQHLRVSRERLVLALPQQHRLAQARALALGAVLEEPLVMFPRRILPSLHDAVFGLYHRHGRMPEVVQEAIQMQTIVNLVSAGLGVAWVPDSVREFQRSGVLYRPLGGLQAQQVPQCETSLVWTGVEVAPTLQRFIDFARRQLRPATRG; this is encoded by the coding sequence ATGAGCGAAGCCGCCATCGAGCTGCGGGTCTGGCGCCAGTTCACGGTGCTGGCCGAGGAACTTCACTTCGGGCGCGCCGCCGCGCGCCTGCACATGACGCAGCCGCCGCTGACGCAGGCGATCGCCAACCTGGAGCAGCGGCTGGACGTGCGCCTGTTCGAGCGCAGCAAGCGCAGCGTGCGGCTGACCGCGGCGGGTGCGGCGCTGCTGCCGCAGGCGCGCGACCTGCTGGCGCGCGCGCAGTCGCTGCCGGCGCAAGCGCGCGCGGCGGCCCACGGCGAGGTCGGACGGCTGCGCCTGGCTTTCGTCTCCACCGTGGGCTTCGGGCTGCTGCCCGGGTGGGTGCGGGCCTTCCGCGCGCAGCATCCGCAGGTCGAATGCGAACTGATCGAAGCGACCGCCGACGTGCAGTCGCAGGCGCTGGAGCGCGGCGAGGTGGACGCCGGCTTCATGCTGCATTCGCCCGGCTTCGCGCCGGCCGGCTGGCAGCACCTGCGCGTCTCGCGCGAGCGGCTGGTGCTGGCGCTGCCCCAGCAGCACCGGCTGGCGCAGGCACGCGCGCTGGCGCTCGGCGCCGTGCTGGAGGAGCCCCTGGTCATGTTCCCGCGGCGCATCCTGCCCTCACTGCACGACGCGGTGTTTGGCCTGTACCACCGGCATGGCCGCATGCCTGAGGTCGTGCAGGAAGCGATCCAGATGCAGACCATCGTGAACCTGGTGTCGGCCGGCCTCGGGGTCGCCTGGGTGCCCGACAGCGTGCGCGAATTCCAGCGCTCGGGCGTGCTCTACCGTCCGCTGGGCGGGCTGCAGGCGCAGCAGGTGCCGCAATGCGAGACCAGCCTGGTCTGGACCGGCGTCGAGGTCGCGCCCACTCTGCAGCGCTTCATCGATTTCGCGCGCCGCCAGCTGCGCCCGGCCACGCGCGGTTGA
- a CDS encoding Bug family tripartite tricarboxylate transporter substrate binding protein — translation MNHRFTRRDVLRTAASGALLAMPFAHAQSSAWPAKPVMMVVPFPAGGGTDAFARPLAAQFAKQTGKQLVIDNKGGAGGTVGASVAARAAPDGYNVFMGAVHHTIAPSMYPKLDYDLEKDFVPLTLVASVPQVVVINPRRVAANDYKGFIELMRRNPGKYNYGSAGSGTSHHLAGELFKQQTNTFITHIPYRGAGPALQDLIAGNVDMMFDGLGSSANHIKGGRIKALMVSGSKRNPAFPDVPCAADVGLPDYTVTTWYGLWAPKGTPADLQTHIVDEVRKAVQSEELKAVWAGQGAEFPNLSQQQFATFIHGEIQRWSAVVKASGAKLD, via the coding sequence ATGAACCACCGCTTCACGCGGCGCGATGTCCTGCGCACGGCGGCTTCGGGCGCCCTGCTGGCCATGCCCTTCGCCCACGCCCAGTCCTCGGCCTGGCCCGCCAAGCCGGTCATGATGGTCGTGCCGTTCCCCGCCGGCGGGGGCACCGACGCCTTCGCGCGCCCGCTGGCCGCACAGTTCGCCAAGCAGACCGGCAAGCAGCTGGTCATCGACAACAAGGGCGGCGCGGGCGGCACCGTGGGCGCCTCGGTGGCCGCGCGCGCGGCACCGGACGGCTACAACGTCTTCATGGGCGCGGTGCACCACACGATCGCGCCGTCCATGTATCCCAAGCTCGACTACGACCTGGAGAAGGACTTCGTGCCGCTCACGCTGGTCGCCAGCGTGCCGCAGGTGGTGGTGATCAATCCCCGGCGCGTGGCCGCGAACGACTACAAGGGCTTCATCGAGCTCATGCGCCGCAACCCCGGCAAGTACAACTACGGCTCGGCCGGCAGCGGAACCTCGCATCACCTGGCGGGCGAGCTGTTCAAGCAGCAGACCAACACCTTCATCACGCACATCCCGTACCGGGGGGCGGGCCCGGCGCTGCAGGACCTGATCGCGGGCAATGTCGACATGATGTTCGACGGCCTGGGCTCTTCGGCCAATCACATCAAGGGCGGGCGCATCAAGGCGCTGATGGTGTCGGGCAGCAAGCGCAACCCGGCCTTTCCGGATGTGCCCTGTGCGGCGGACGTCGGATTGCCCGACTACACGGTGACCACCTGGTACGGCCTGTGGGCGCCCAAGGGCACGCCGGCGGACCTGCAGACGCACATCGTCGACGAAGTCCGCAAGGCGGTGCAGTCGGAGGAACTCAAGGCGGTCTGGGCCGGGCAGGGCGCGGAGTTCCCGAACCTGAGCCAGCAGCAGTTCGCCACCTTCATCCACGGCGAGATCCAGCGCTGGTCGGCGGTGGTGAAGGCCTCCGGTGCAAAACTGGACTAG
- a CDS encoding ChbG/HpnK family deacetylase, protein MTAAQRRLTICADDYGLDAGVNAAVLALSRQGRVSSTSCMTGAPHWRSGAPALRELAGGELETGLHLDLTEFPFDRRLRQPLAGWLARSYLRMIPRAALRAEIEAQLDAFEAGLGRPPAHVDGHQHVHQFPVVRELLLQALRKRYPAKQPWLRSTRPPAGDPARKARVVEALGSRALARLAASTGFELNGHLLGVYDFRGDAARHLALLGDWLAASQDGDVLMCHPGLGVPAGDSIAAARQLEYEALSGPGFGELLARSGVHVAPFSRASCARIDDD, encoded by the coding sequence ATGACCGCTGCACAGCGCCGCTTGACCATCTGTGCGGACGACTACGGCCTGGATGCCGGCGTCAATGCCGCGGTCCTGGCGCTGTCGCGCCAGGGCCGGGTCAGCAGCACCAGTTGCATGACGGGCGCGCCGCATTGGCGCAGCGGCGCGCCGGCCTTGCGCGAGCTCGCTGGGGGGGAGCTTGAAACCGGGCTGCATCTGGACCTGACGGAATTCCCCTTCGACCGCCGCTTGCGCCAACCGCTTGCGGGCTGGCTCGCGCGCAGCTACCTGCGCATGATCCCGCGCGCCGCCTTGCGCGCGGAAATCGAGGCTCAGCTCGATGCATTCGAAGCTGGCCTCGGCCGCCCCCCGGCCCATGTGGACGGTCACCAGCACGTGCACCAGTTCCCGGTCGTGCGCGAGCTGTTGCTGCAAGCACTCCGGAAGCGTTATCCGGCGAAGCAACCCTGGCTGCGCTCCACGCGCCCGCCCGCGGGCGACCCCGCGCGCAAGGCCCGGGTGGTCGAGGCCCTGGGAAGCCGCGCCCTGGCACGGCTGGCGGCCAGCACGGGATTTGAACTGAACGGGCATCTGCTCGGGGTCTACGATTTTCGGGGCGATGCAGCCCGCCATCTTGCCCTGCTTGGCGATTGGCTGGCCGCCAGCCAGGATGGCGACGTCCTCATGTGCCATCCCGGGCTTGGGGTGCCGGCCGGTGATTCCATTGCGGCGGCGCGCCAGCTCGAATACGAGGCCCTGTCCGGGCCTGGCTTTGGCGAGCTGCTGGCGCGATCGGGGGTGCATGTCGCGCCGTTCTCCCGGGCAAGTTGTGCCCGGATCGACGACGACTAG
- a CDS encoding malonyl-CoA decarboxylase has protein sequence MKTGDWLTRMPLLRQAFEPRAVAALEGGGDARVEPEAARTEPKAQAKAEPGRGGRPIPERLKATLRREQEALSPRALRRTLAELRAIAEPQVSEVEGGRRAREFAAWYAKATPGERRDCWLLMSEQFAPDAKKIRAARQQYEAAHGTQEEGEAEIRLRRAFVSARTRLMQRFAVFPEGMRFLVDLRAELLPQLAGDRRLLALDAELEHLFSTWFDVAFLELRRISWDSPASLVEKLIKYEAVHDIRGWDDVKNRLDSDRRCYGFFHPRLEGEPLIFVEVALMNEMAASITPLLDETAASADPQRASTAIFYSISSTQPGLRGVSFGDSLIKRVVETLKAEFPRLRTFATLSPIPGLRAWLAKNGAQMLDKLEPKPKAELARALGGEADAQRLLAAWEKPLVLDPKSPVRQFLLQCAAHYLGKELHEGRPLDPVARFHLGNGARIERLNMAGDPSTKGLKQSFGLMVNYLYDVKRLDRYRGMLAQGQIPISGAIEDLYF, from the coding sequence ATGAAGACCGGCGACTGGCTCACCCGCATGCCGCTGTTGCGCCAGGCCTTCGAACCACGCGCAGTGGCGGCGCTCGAGGGCGGCGGGGATGCCCGGGTCGAGCCAGAGGCGGCGAGGACGGAGCCCAAGGCGCAGGCGAAGGCCGAGCCGGGCCGCGGCGGTCGCCCCATCCCCGAGCGACTGAAGGCCACCTTGCGCCGGGAGCAGGAAGCGCTGTCGCCGCGCGCGCTGCGGCGCACGCTGGCCGAGCTGCGGGCCATCGCCGAGCCGCAGGTGAGCGAAGTCGAGGGCGGGCGCCGCGCACGCGAGTTCGCTGCCTGGTACGCCAAGGCCACGCCCGGGGAGCGGCGTGACTGCTGGCTGCTCATGAGCGAGCAGTTCGCGCCCGACGCAAAGAAGATCCGTGCCGCGCGCCAGCAGTACGAGGCCGCGCACGGCACGCAGGAGGAAGGCGAGGCCGAGATCCGTCTGCGCCGCGCGTTCGTTTCGGCGCGCACCCGCCTGATGCAGCGGTTTGCGGTGTTTCCCGAGGGCATGCGCTTCCTGGTCGACCTGCGCGCCGAGCTCCTGCCGCAGCTCGCGGGCGACCGCCGCTTGCTGGCCCTGGACGCCGAGCTCGAGCACCTGTTCTCCACCTGGTTCGACGTCGCTTTCCTGGAGCTGCGCCGCATCAGCTGGGACTCACCCGCCTCGCTGGTGGAAAAGCTGATCAAGTACGAGGCGGTGCACGACATCCGCGGCTGGGACGACGTCAAAAACCGCCTGGACAGCGACCGCCGCTGCTACGGCTTCTTCCATCCGCGCCTGGAAGGCGAGCCGCTGATCTTCGTCGAAGTGGCGCTGATGAACGAGATGGCCGCCAGCATCACCCCCCTGCTGGACGAGACGGCGGCGTCGGCCGATCCGCAACGGGCCAGCACGGCGATCTTCTATTCGATCAGCAGCACCCAGCCGGGCCTGCGCGGCGTGAGCTTCGGCGACTCGCTGATCAAGCGGGTGGTGGAAACGCTCAAGGCCGAGTTCCCGCGCCTGCGGACCTTCGCGACACTGTCGCCGATTCCCGGCCTGCGGGCCTGGCTGGCGAAGAACGGCGCGCAAATGCTGGACAAGCTCGAGCCCAAGCCCAAGGCGGAACTCGCCCGGGCGCTGGGCGGCGAGGCGGACGCACAGCGCCTTTTGGCCGCCTGGGAGAAGCCGCTGGTGCTCGATCCCAAGTCACCGGTCCGCCAGTTCCTGCTGCAATGCGCGGCGCACTACCTGGGCAAGGAGCTGCACGAGGGCCGGCCGCTGGACCCGGTGGCGCGCTTCCACCTCGGCAATGGCGCGCGCATCGAGCGGCTCAATATGGCGGGTGACCCGTCGACCAAGGGGCTGAAGCAGTCTTTCGGACTCATGGTGAACTATTTGTACGACGTCAAGCGGCTCGACCGGTACCGCGGCATGCTGGCGCAGGGACAAATCCCGATTTCTGGGGCCATCGAAGACCTGTATTTTTGA